Proteins encoded within one genomic window of Humulus lupulus chromosome 1, drHumLupu1.1, whole genome shotgun sequence:
- the LOC133823410 gene encoding uncharacterized protein LOC133823410: MEYLTRLLKQASHHREFRFHPMCKHLQLVNLCFADDLILFCKGNSRSVQILFEGFLKFCHCSGLAANLSKSQIFFGGVAAEVKNDILRSIALGEGSFPMKYLGVSLRPTRWLVADCGEIIKKIQTRLHVWVSRHLSFAGRTQLIFSVLLGIRNYWMNIFMLPYSVIQEIDRLCRNFLWGAKNNQSKFHCSSWSQVCLPKVLGGLGFKEGSNWNKVLLAKYLWALSSKQDVLWVKWIDEVYLKGKSLWSYQLKPDVSWYWRKLCYLRGTFSEIDLEVSAVHGKLNLKFLFSRMLQRDPVGFAKAVWCSLSVPRHRFILWQLVLGHLLTRDNLVRCQIDVSSKFCPVCESVEESHKHLFFYCVFFSTGLGAA, translated from the coding sequence ATGGAGTATCTCACTAGACTTCTAAAGCAAGCTTCTCATCACAGAGAGTTTAGATTTCATCCCATGTGTAAGCATTTGCAGCTTGTTAATTTGTGTTTTGCGGATGATTTGATTCTGTTTTGTAAGGGTAATTCTAGATCTGTTCAGATTTTATTTGAAGGATTTTTGAAATTTTGCCATTGTTCTGGTTTAGCAGCTAATTTGAGTAAATCTCAAATATTCTTTGGGGGCGTGGCAGCTGAGGTCAAGAATGATATTCTTAGGTCTATTGCTCTTGGAGAGGGGAGTTTTCCTATGAAGTATCTGGGGGTTTCTCTGAGGCCCACGAGATGGTTGGTTGCTGATTGTGGTGAGATAATCAAGAAAATTCAGACTAGGCTCCATGTTTGGGTGAGTAGACATTTATCTTTTGCGGGGAGAACTCAGCTGATTTTTTCTGTTTTGCTAGGCATTCGCAATTATTGGATGAATATTTTTATGCTTCCCTATAGTGTCATTCAAGAAATTGACAGGTTGTGTCGTAACTTCCTTTGGGGAGCCAAAAACAATCAGAGCAAGTTCCATTGTTCCTCTTGGTCTCAGGTTTGCCTTCCTAAAGTTTTGGGTGGTCTGGGTTTTAAGGAGGGATCTAATTGGAATAAAGTTCTTTTGGCTAAATATCTATGGGCTTTGTCTTCTAAGCAAGATGTTTTATGGGTGAAATGGATTGACGAGGTCTATCTAAAAGGTAAGTCTTTATGGTCTTATCAGTTGAAACCAGATGTTAGTTGGTATTGGCGTAAGTTGTGCTACTTGAGAGGGACCTTTTCTGAAATAGATTTGGAGGTTTCGGCTGTACATGGTAAACTGAACTTGAAGTTTCTGTTTAGTAGAATGCTTCAGAGGGATCCGGTTGGGTTTGCTAAGGCAGTGTGGTGTAGTCTATCAGTGCCCAGGCATCGTTTTATACTTTGGCAATTAGTTCTTGGCCATTTACTGACTAGAGATAATCTGGTTCGGTGCCAAATTGATGTTAGCTCTAAGTTCTGTCCAGTTTGTGAGAGTGTTGAGGAATCTcataaacacttatttttttacTGTGTTTTTTTCTCAACAGGTTTGGGAGCTGCTTAA